The proteins below come from a single bacterium genomic window:
- a CDS encoding AI-2E family transporter — translation MRLPPGAPRPTLCMAPPMRRPPSERRGPSRRPSELKPPAARSRAALGIGIIVILRGLRNVRPSPHPKGAPHESEPEGPSTITVGAVSAWSLDPQRRRRYLQIAFGFGALSVALVVLYLLRDFLGAFVLGAAIAFLIQPAVSRLVGLGVPRMVAISLLFVVIIVAIGGLVLLIVPLGVKEVGQLQVQAPSLAAAAQNRINSLQGSPVQIFGIDIDLKSTTESISAHLKDYLLGQFGNAVTFGLTALTTMLQLLLMFIVAFLLALDAAAARSVLRRLVPNDYRTDFDQIWRKVRKMLYAYTRGQLIIAALIGLLSGIACAALGLADPVALGLIAGITALIPYLGPFIGAVPAILVGLAAGPIKALLIVVLYFLISNIILTFVYPKVMGDAVRLPPILVIVAFIAGFSWAGILGMFVAVPIAATLRILFDHIYPRLYEKPA, via the coding sequence ATGCGATTGCCGCCGGGCGCTCCACGACCAACCCTCTGCATGGCGCCGCCTATGAGGAGGCCACCCTCCGAGCGGCGGGGGCCCAGCCGCAGGCCAAGTGAACTGAAGCCCCCAGCGGCCCGCTCGCGAGCGGCTCTGGGGATTGGAATCATCGTCATACTGCGGGGATTGCGTAACGTGCGTCCAAGCCCCCACCCCAAAGGCGCCCCACACGAGAGCGAACCGGAGGGGCCGAGCACCATCACCGTGGGCGCGGTATCCGCCTGGTCGCTAGATCCTCAGCGGCGGCGGCGGTACCTGCAGATCGCCTTCGGCTTCGGTGCCCTCAGCGTCGCCCTCGTCGTGCTGTACCTGCTCCGAGATTTTCTGGGCGCTTTCGTGCTCGGAGCCGCCATCGCCTTCCTGATTCAGCCCGCCGTGTCGCGCCTGGTCGGACTCGGTGTGCCCCGGATGGTTGCCATTTCGCTGCTCTTCGTCGTCATCATCGTCGCCATCGGCGGCCTGGTTCTGCTGATCGTGCCCCTGGGCGTCAAAGAGGTCGGCCAGCTGCAGGTCCAGGCCCCAAGCCTGGCCGCGGCGGCCCAGAACCGGATCAACAGCCTTCAGGGATCCCCGGTGCAGATCTTTGGCATCGACATCGACCTGAAGAGCACCACCGAGTCGATCAGCGCACACCTCAAGGACTACCTCCTCGGACAGTTCGGCAACGCGGTCACGTTCGGCCTCACCGCGCTCACCACCATGCTTCAGCTCCTGCTCATGTTCATCGTCGCGTTCCTGCTGGCGCTCGACGCGGCCGCAGCCCGGAGCGTCCTGCGCCGCTTAGTGCCGAACGACTACCGCACCGACTTCGACCAGATCTGGCGGAAGGTCCGCAAGATGCTCTACGCGTATACGCGCGGTCAGCTGATCATCGCCGCGTTGATTGGCCTTCTTTCCGGTATCGCGTGTGCGGCCTTGGGGCTGGCAGATCCGGTCGCCCTTGGGCTCATTGCCGGCATCACCGCGCTGATCCCCTATCTGGGGCCGTTCATCGGCGCGGTTCCGGCCATCCTCGTCGGCCTGGCGGCCGGCCCCATCAAGGCGTTGCTCATCGTCGTCCTTTACTTTCTGATCTCGAACATCATCCTCACCTTTGTCTATCCCAAAGTCATGGGCGACGCCGTCCGATTGCCACCGATCCTGGTGATCGTGGCGTTCATCGCCGGTTTCAGCTGGGCGGGAATCCTCGGCATGTTCGTGGCCGTTCCGATTGCCGCCACTCTGCGCATCCTCTTCGACCACATCTATCCGCGCCTGTACGAGAAGCCGGCTTGA
- a CDS encoding metallophosphoesterase translates to MATDPGDRGVHRRFQLGGNPRHVRGRSDCRHSAHPLRPHLSAPVREAGLRVAIFSDIHANWHALEAVLRDCPPVDKTLCLGDVVGYGGDPKRCVDEVTKRGWLTLVGNHDRACTDPEILEWFNDDAASVVRWTVDVIGGQRLEWLRGLPDSHVEHDVLLVHASPRDHIYEYVLDTAVAHANLELINGGICFHGHTHVPGIFGLAGGQVTHEYRVDTFRLEGPALVNPGSVGQPRDGSPTASYGVWDVDSETFEFRRIRYDIRGAQRAIRKARLPERFALRLETGR, encoded by the coding sequence ATTGCCACCGATCCTGGTGATCGTGGCGTTCATCGCCGGTTTCAGCTGGGCGGGAATCCTCGGCATGTTCGTGGCCGTTCCGATTGCCGCCACTCTGCGCATCCTCTTCGACCACATCTATCCGCGCCTGTACGAGAAGCCGGCTTGAGGGTCGCGATTTTCTCGGACATTCACGCCAACTGGCATGCGCTCGAGGCCGTTCTGCGCGACTGCCCGCCTGTGGACAAGACGCTCTGTCTGGGCGACGTCGTCGGCTACGGTGGTGACCCCAAGCGATGCGTGGACGAAGTCACCAAACGTGGCTGGCTGACGCTGGTCGGCAATCACGACCGCGCCTGCACCGACCCCGAAATCCTGGAATGGTTCAATGACGATGCCGCCTCTGTCGTTCGCTGGACGGTCGACGTGATCGGCGGGCAGCGCCTCGAATGGCTGCGCGGCTTGCCCGACAGCCACGTCGAGCACGACGTGCTGCTGGTGCACGCGAGTCCCCGTGACCACATCTACGAATACGTGCTCGACACCGCGGTCGCCCATGCCAACCTCGAGCTCATCAACGGCGGGATCTGCTTCCACGGGCACACGCATGTGCCGGGGATCTTCGGGCTGGCGGGCGGTCAGGTCACCCATGAGTATCGAGTCGACACTTTTCGCCTCGAGGGACCTGCGCTGGTCAACCCCGGCAGCGTCGGCCAGCCCCGAGACGGCAGCCCAACCGCCAGCTATGGAGTCTGGGACGTCGACAGCGAGACCTTCGAGTTCCGGCGCATCCGATATGACATCAGGGGGGCGCAACGAGCGATCCGGAAGGCCAGGCTTCCGGAACGCTTCGCGCTTCGACTCGAAACCGGACGGTGA